In one window of Verrucomicrobiota bacterium DNA:
- a CDS encoding VWA domain-containing protein, with product MTFLNAILLGGLAAASLPVLIHLFNKNRFRVVRWGAMHLINTAFEKNQRRLNLDHLLLLLVRCAIPAVLALCMARPVLTGAARLLGADKASLVVLLDNSYSMDSGAGASANFNTARDTATKIIEGAGRGSDFSVLLMAGGARPLLDGAGFDVPRLVKELGTLHAGYGKAQVGESLEAAAAQVGRMQQPNREIVVLTDFQRVSWSDEQAAARARAVEQLKALPLPPQVTLLHVGAPGRDNVAVESLDFSRLVLGIGQTLNVRANVRNFGERDYPELRVYFRVDGRERSAAQIQLAAGEQRQVLFTTAFDTAGSHVVEVHADADALKADNSLSASIPVWNEVPVLLVNGDPSPEPLKGETDFLEVALQPFGQAKAGLTDLIKTRVIPTAELGAASLAQRRVAVLANVRQISDVQLAALRDFVKDGGGLLIFPGNRANTDWHNLVFAGRQGAEELLPLQLASLGGSPDDHAPRARIVAEHYSHPALELFNDPRNGSLADAQIKLWYKLRLPREPDPNLTVIANLSSGDPFLVERRVGEGRVMLCTTACDADWGDLPVKPFYLPLMQRLVTYLASTVFPPRNVEVGKPLAAFFPKAEAGRVAVFTDPSGLRHEVALTAKGSRATAEFTEARQPGLYVMNGPDGSTVHFVANTSREESDLRPLSPAEREAIAKAMGATVVNSLKEYQDRDHGRRFGREIWKPLLWVVLALLLGELALQQWFAGRR from the coding sequence CTCGGCGGTCTCGCAGCGGCTTCGCTGCCGGTGCTGATCCATCTCTTCAACAAGAACCGCTTCCGCGTGGTGCGCTGGGGCGCGATGCACCTCATCAACACCGCGTTCGAGAAGAACCAGCGCCGCCTCAACCTCGATCATCTGCTCCTGCTGCTCGTGCGCTGCGCCATCCCCGCCGTGCTCGCGCTGTGCATGGCGCGGCCCGTCCTCACGGGTGCGGCGCGGTTGCTTGGAGCGGACAAGGCGTCGCTCGTCGTCCTGCTCGACAACAGCTACTCGATGGACTCGGGCGCGGGCGCCTCGGCGAACTTCAACACCGCCCGTGACACGGCCACGAAGATCATCGAGGGCGCGGGCCGCGGCTCGGATTTCTCGGTGCTGCTCATGGCGGGCGGGGCGCGGCCGCTGCTCGACGGCGCGGGCTTCGATGTCCCGCGCCTCGTGAAGGAACTCGGCACGCTGCACGCCGGCTACGGCAAGGCGCAGGTCGGCGAATCGCTCGAGGCCGCGGCCGCGCAAGTCGGCCGGATGCAGCAGCCGAACCGCGAGATCGTCGTGCTGACGGATTTCCAAAGGGTGAGCTGGTCGGACGAACAAGCTGCGGCCCGGGCCCGCGCCGTCGAGCAACTCAAGGCGCTGCCGCTCCCCCCGCAGGTGACGCTGCTCCACGTCGGCGCGCCCGGTCGCGACAACGTGGCCGTCGAGTCGCTCGACTTCTCGCGGCTCGTGCTCGGCATCGGGCAGACGCTCAACGTGCGCGCCAACGTGCGCAACTTCGGCGAGCGCGATTATCCGGAGCTGCGCGTCTATTTCCGCGTGGACGGCCGCGAGCGGTCTGCGGCGCAAATCCAACTCGCGGCCGGCGAGCAGCGGCAGGTGCTGTTCACCACGGCCTTCGACACGGCGGGCTCGCACGTCGTCGAAGTCCACGCCGACGCCGACGCGCTCAAGGCCGACAACTCGCTTTCCGCAAGCATCCCCGTGTGGAACGAAGTCCCGGTGCTGCTCGTCAACGGCGACCCCAGCCCGGAGCCGCTGAAAGGCGAGACGGATTTCCTCGAGGTCGCGCTGCAGCCGTTTGGGCAGGCGAAGGCCGGCCTCACGGACCTCATCAAGACGCGCGTGATCCCGACGGCGGAGCTTGGCGCGGCGTCGCTCGCGCAGCGGCGCGTGGCCGTGCTCGCCAACGTGCGGCAGATTTCGGACGTGCAGCTTGCCGCGCTGCGCGACTTCGTGAAGGACGGCGGCGGTTTGCTCATCTTTCCCGGCAACCGCGCGAACACGGACTGGCACAACCTTGTCTTCGCCGGCCGCCAGGGCGCGGAAGAGCTTCTGCCGCTCCAACTCGCGTCCCTCGGCGGTTCGCCGGATGACCACGCGCCGCGCGCGCGCATCGTCGCGGAGCATTACTCGCATCCCGCGCTTGAACTGTTCAACGACCCGCGCAACGGCTCGCTCGCCGACGCGCAGATCAAGCTCTGGTATAAGCTGCGCCTGCCGCGCGAGCCGGACCCGAATCTCACCGTGATCGCGAACCTCTCGTCCGGCGACCCGTTCCTGGTCGAGCGCCGCGTGGGCGAGGGCCGCGTGATGTTATGCACGACCGCGTGCGACGCCGACTGGGGCGACCTCCCGGTGAAGCCATTCTACCTGCCGCTCATGCAGCGCCTCGTGACGTATCTCGCCTCGACCGTGTTCCCGCCGCGCAACGTCGAGGTCGGCAAGCCGCTCGCCGCCTTTTTTCCGAAGGCCGAGGCGGGGCGGGTCGCCGTCTTCACCGACCCGTCGGGCTTGCGGCATGAAGTGGCGCTGACGGCAAAGGGTTCGCGCGCCACTGCGGAGTTCACCGAGGCTCGCCAGCCGGGGCTTTACGTGATGAACGGGCCGGACGGCAGCACGGTGCACTTTGTCGCGAACACGTCGCGCGAGGAGTCCGACCTCAGGCCGCTCTCGCCCGCCGAGCGCGAAGCCATTGCGAAGGCGATGGGCGCGACGGTGGTGAACTCGCTCAAGGAATACCAGGACCGCGACCACGGCCGGCGGTTCGGGCGCGAAATCTGGAAGCCACTGCTGTGGGTGGTGCTGGCGTTGCTGCTCGGGGAGCTGGCGCTTCAACAGTGGTTCGCTGGAAGGCGATGA